A genomic segment from Phragmites australis chromosome 6, lpPhrAust1.1, whole genome shotgun sequence encodes:
- the LOC133921461 gene encoding uncharacterized protein LOC133921461 isoform X1 has translation MEMEAAAMDFNALSRRELQALCKRNGVRANMTNAAMAEALQALTTVDGIDEIGTTLCLQTPGKSAMKSAAKVPGVEQQHGSPLPRGRRVSVKSPEAIRMEVEEGDDEVKRDLVKEIVRTPGVALRSTSRRARAMPELIPTPAPASSVRATTRRTAARKTEEVVPTPATLRRSQRTATRKAAEPVGADQRAEDMSAAKRTTRRSATSKVMMALDQEVEVAAAAPKEEKAQQEEPKDVASDVKCDDPEEEVTKLLDGDNKEEELEEGEEADSSDAAIGSAVVSDKICDDHKVEEVTVVVEEEAAMPQEGIVEVHEPISVEEASPLTAMEDSPILGTLSKAEAAKPVIEKAQEASVEDESSAEWSPAREMTEEVAVNEESVKDDGFTVTCETDHSPKEILLATDDLSEEQEGAADEMLRAELTDDDTSEEDDLNEDEDCTSNDDETAEEIDFTDESDEDNDETNEESDCTEVSCDFDGEKEELVQMLQETAIAEEANGDGSAEEDDFTSDLPPEFNNVAVFSDAETESDITLQVLEENQAAAASSTKTAVKTLDEFTIKKLNIESEAVAQKQLQVENLNAMSLRKLRVTLKECLAAKQEGKKKQVAEGKRLALVELDVNACVDDC, from the exons atggagatggaggcggcggccatggaCTTCAACGCGCTCTCGCGCCGCGAGCTCCAGGCGCTGTGCAAGCGCAATGGCGTCCGCGCCAACATGACCAACGCCGCCATGGCCGAGGCGCTCCAGGCCCTTACCACG GTCGATGGGATCGACGAGATCGGCACGACGCTCTGCCTCCAGACGCCGGGGAAGTCGGCGATGAAGTCGGCAGCGAAGGTGCCCGGGGTGGAGCAGCAGCACGGGAGCCCGCTCCCCCGCGGCCGCCGCGTGTCCGTGAAGTCGCCCGAGGCCATCCGGATGGAGGTCGAGGAGGGCGACGACGAGGTGAAGCGGGATCTGGTGAAGGAGATCGTGAGGACCCCCGGCGTGGCGTTGCGCAGCACCAGCCGCCGCGCGCGGGCCATGCCCGAGCTGATCCCGACCCCGGCGCCGGCGTCCAGCGTGCgcgcgacgacgaggaggactGCGGCGCGTAAGACGGAGGAGGTGGTGCCGACCCCCGCCACCCtgaggaggagccagaggacGGCGACTCGGAAGGCTGCGGAGCCGGTGGGGGCAGATCAGCGCGCCGAAGATATGTCCGCAGCAAAGAGAACGACGAGGAGGTCCGCGACATCGAAAGTAATGATGGCTTTGGACCAGGAGGtagaggtggcggcggccgcaCCAAAGGAGGAAAAGGCGCAGCAAGAGGAACCAAAAG ATGTTGCCTCTGACGTGAAATGTGATGACCCTGAGGAGGAGGTTACTAAGCTTCTAGACGGAGACAACAAAGAGGAGGAATTAGAGGAGGGTGAGGAAG CTGATTCTTCTGATGCGGCCATTGGATCTGCAGTGGTTTCTGATAAaatatgtgatgatcataaggTGGAGGAAGTGACGGTTGTGGTGgaggaagaggctgcaatgCCCCAGGAAG GAATTGTGGAAGTACATGAACCAATCAGTGTTGAGGAGGCTAGTCCCTTGACAGCCATGGAAGATTCACCAATCCTGGGCACCCTGTCCAAGGCGGAAGCCGCAAAACCAGTCATTGAGAAGGCACAAGAGGCCTCAGTTGAGGATGAGAGCTCTGCCGAATGGTCACCTGCGAGAGAGATGACTGAGGAAGTTGCTGTCAATGAGGAGTCCGTCAAGGATGATGGTTTCACTGTCACTTGTGAGACTGATCATTCTCCCAAGGAGATTCTTCTGGCTACTGATGACctcagtgaagaacaagaagggGCTGCTGATGAGATGCTGCGTGCTGAACTGACAGACGATGATACCAGTGAAGAAGATGACCTCAATGAAGATGAGGATTGCACTTCGAATGATGATGAGACCGCTGAGGAAATCGACTTCACTGACGAGAGTGATGAAGATAATGATGAGACCAACGAGGAGAGTGACTGCACTGAAGTGAGCTGTGATTTCGATGGAGAGAAGGAGGAGTTGGTCCAAATGCTTCAGGAAACAGCGATAGCTGAAGAGGCCAATGGAGATGGTTCGGCTGAAGAAGATGATTTCACCAGTGATCTACCACCAGAGTTCAACAATGTCGCGGTATTCAGTGATGCTGAAACCGAGAGTGACATCACTCTTCAAGTGCTGGAGGAAAACcaggctgctgctgcatctTCAACCAAGACCGCAGTGAAGACCCTGGATGAGTTCACCATCAAGAAGCTGAACATCGAGTCCGAGGCAGTAGCACAGAAGCAGCTGCAAGTTGAGAATCTTAACGCCATGAGCCTAAGGAAGCTTAGAGTCACTTTAAAGGAGTGTCTTGCTGCAAAG CAGGAAGGGAAGAAGAAGCAGGTCGCTGAGGGGAAGAGGCTGGCGCTTGTGGAGCTGGATGTCAACGCCTGCGTTGATGACTGTTGA
- the LOC133921462 gene encoding large ribosomal subunit protein uL11z gives MPPKLDPSQVVEVFVRVTGGEVGAASSLAPKIGPLGLSPKKIGEDIAKETAKDWKGLRVTVKLTVQNRQAKVSVVPSAAALVIKALKEPERDRKKVKNIKHSGNISLDDVIEIAKTMKPRSMAKDMSGTVKEILGTCVSVGCTVDGKDPKDLQQEIDDGEVEIPSA, from the coding sequence ATGCCGCCCAAGTTAGACCCGTCCCAGGTGGTGGAGGTGTTCGTCCGCGTGACCGGCGGTGAGGTCGGCGCGGCGTCGTCTCTGGCCCCCAAGATTGGCCCGCTCGGTCTCTCCCCCAAGAAGATCGGAGAGGACATCGCCAAGGAGACGGCCAAGGACTGGAAGGGCCTCCGCGTCACCGTTAAGCTCACCGTCCAGAACCGCCAGGCCAAGGTCTCCGTTGTGCCCTCCGCCGCGGCGCTCGTCATCAAGGCGCTCAAGGAGCCGGAGAGGGACCGCAAGAAGGTCAAGAACATCAAGCACAGCGGCAACATCAGTCTGGACGACGTCATCGAGATCGCCAAGACCATGAAGCCGAGGTCCATGGCCAAGGACATGTCCGGCACCGTCAAGGAGATCCTCGGCACCTGCGTCAGCGTCGGGTGCACCGTCGACGGCAAAGACCCCAAGGACCTGCAGCAGGAGATCGACGACGGCGAGGTCGAGATCCCGTCCGCTTAA
- the LOC133921461 gene encoding uncharacterized protein LOC133921461 isoform X2, with protein MEMEAAAMDFNALSRRELQALCKRNGVRANMTNAAMAEALQALTTVDGIDEIGTTLCLQTPGKSAMKSAAKVPGVEQQHGSPLPRGRRVSVKSPEAIRMEVEEGDDEVKRDLVKEIVRTPGVALRSTSRRARAMPELIPTPAPASSVRATTRRTAARKTEEVVPTPATLRRSQRTATRKAAEPVGADQRAEDMSAAKRTTRRSATSKVMMALDQEVEVAAAAPKEEKAQQEEPKDVASDVKCDDPEEEVTKLLDGDNKEEELEEGEEADSSDAAIGSAVVSDKICDDHKVEEVTVVVEEEAAMPQEGIVEVHEPISVEEASPLTAMEDSPILGTLSKAEAAKPVIEKAQEASVEDESSAEWSPAREMTEEVAVNEESVKDDGFTVTCETDHSPKEILLATDDLSEEQEGAADEMLRAELTDDDTSEEDDLNEDEDCTSNDDETAEEIDFTDESDEDNDETNEESDCTEVSCDFDGEKEELVQMLQETAIAEEANGDGSAEEDDFTSDLPPEFNNVAVFSDAETESDITLQVLEENQAAAASSTKTAVKTLDEFTIKKLNIESEAVAQKQLQVENLNAMSLRKLRVTLKECLAAKEGKKKQVAEGKRLALVELDVNACVDDC; from the exons atggagatggaggcggcggccatggaCTTCAACGCGCTCTCGCGCCGCGAGCTCCAGGCGCTGTGCAAGCGCAATGGCGTCCGCGCCAACATGACCAACGCCGCCATGGCCGAGGCGCTCCAGGCCCTTACCACG GTCGATGGGATCGACGAGATCGGCACGACGCTCTGCCTCCAGACGCCGGGGAAGTCGGCGATGAAGTCGGCAGCGAAGGTGCCCGGGGTGGAGCAGCAGCACGGGAGCCCGCTCCCCCGCGGCCGCCGCGTGTCCGTGAAGTCGCCCGAGGCCATCCGGATGGAGGTCGAGGAGGGCGACGACGAGGTGAAGCGGGATCTGGTGAAGGAGATCGTGAGGACCCCCGGCGTGGCGTTGCGCAGCACCAGCCGCCGCGCGCGGGCCATGCCCGAGCTGATCCCGACCCCGGCGCCGGCGTCCAGCGTGCgcgcgacgacgaggaggactGCGGCGCGTAAGACGGAGGAGGTGGTGCCGACCCCCGCCACCCtgaggaggagccagaggacGGCGACTCGGAAGGCTGCGGAGCCGGTGGGGGCAGATCAGCGCGCCGAAGATATGTCCGCAGCAAAGAGAACGACGAGGAGGTCCGCGACATCGAAAGTAATGATGGCTTTGGACCAGGAGGtagaggtggcggcggccgcaCCAAAGGAGGAAAAGGCGCAGCAAGAGGAACCAAAAG ATGTTGCCTCTGACGTGAAATGTGATGACCCTGAGGAGGAGGTTACTAAGCTTCTAGACGGAGACAACAAAGAGGAGGAATTAGAGGAGGGTGAGGAAG CTGATTCTTCTGATGCGGCCATTGGATCTGCAGTGGTTTCTGATAAaatatgtgatgatcataaggTGGAGGAAGTGACGGTTGTGGTGgaggaagaggctgcaatgCCCCAGGAAG GAATTGTGGAAGTACATGAACCAATCAGTGTTGAGGAGGCTAGTCCCTTGACAGCCATGGAAGATTCACCAATCCTGGGCACCCTGTCCAAGGCGGAAGCCGCAAAACCAGTCATTGAGAAGGCACAAGAGGCCTCAGTTGAGGATGAGAGCTCTGCCGAATGGTCACCTGCGAGAGAGATGACTGAGGAAGTTGCTGTCAATGAGGAGTCCGTCAAGGATGATGGTTTCACTGTCACTTGTGAGACTGATCATTCTCCCAAGGAGATTCTTCTGGCTACTGATGACctcagtgaagaacaagaagggGCTGCTGATGAGATGCTGCGTGCTGAACTGACAGACGATGATACCAGTGAAGAAGATGACCTCAATGAAGATGAGGATTGCACTTCGAATGATGATGAGACCGCTGAGGAAATCGACTTCACTGACGAGAGTGATGAAGATAATGATGAGACCAACGAGGAGAGTGACTGCACTGAAGTGAGCTGTGATTTCGATGGAGAGAAGGAGGAGTTGGTCCAAATGCTTCAGGAAACAGCGATAGCTGAAGAGGCCAATGGAGATGGTTCGGCTGAAGAAGATGATTTCACCAGTGATCTACCACCAGAGTTCAACAATGTCGCGGTATTCAGTGATGCTGAAACCGAGAGTGACATCACTCTTCAAGTGCTGGAGGAAAACcaggctgctgctgcatctTCAACCAAGACCGCAGTGAAGACCCTGGATGAGTTCACCATCAAGAAGCTGAACATCGAGTCCGAGGCAGTAGCACAGAAGCAGCTGCAAGTTGAGAATCTTAACGCCATGAGCCTAAGGAAGCTTAGAGTCACTTTAAAGGAGTGTCTTGCTGCAAAG GAAGGGAAGAAGAAGCAGGTCGCTGAGGGGAAGAGGCTGGCGCTTGTGGAGCTGGATGTCAACGCCTGCGTTGATGACTGTTGA